In a single window of the Caproicibacterium sp. BJN0003 genome:
- the arsA gene encoding arsenical pump-driving ATPase, producing MNIFDPQTIKLTKYLFYTGKGGVGKTSVACATAVSLADSGKKVLLISTDPASNLQDVFSMELTNKGTPIPDVPNLVVANLDPTQAAAEYRESVIAPYRGKLPAAVLTNMEEQLSGSCTVEIAAFNEFSNFITDGKIQQEYDHIIFDTAPTGHTLRMLQLPSAWSNFISESTHGASCLGQLSGLESKKAVYKQAVETLADGNLTTLILVTRPETAPFKEAERAAGELSTLGIRNQMLVVNGVLTEYSDTLSSSLYEKQQAAFNAMPESLKTLPLSMVPLRAYNVTGLENVRALLNADHVTKCTEKLNASHVFTLDNIIDELAAEGKRVIFTMGKGGVGKTTVAAAVALGLAKRGKKVHLTTTDPAAHLKLVLDETSGISMSHIDESKELKKYQSEVLNKARESGMSDEDMAYIQEDLRSPCTQEIAVFRAFAEIVEKADDQVVVIDTAPTGHTLLLLESTQSYNHEIKRTKGEIPESVRRLLPRLKSNETEVLIVTLPEATPVYESLRLEEDLKRANIFAKWWIINQSLYGTNTTNPMLAAKAANEIEWINRVDKHAGGKFALIKWSAEEIKGDRLTTL from the coding sequence ATGAATATTTTTGATCCTCAAACTATCAAACTTACAAAGTACCTTTTTTATACGGGTAAGGGTGGGGTAGGAAAAACCAGCGTGGCCTGCGCTACAGCTGTATCACTGGCAGATAGTGGGAAAAAGGTACTGCTAATTAGTACCGATCCTGCTTCAAATTTGCAAGACGTTTTTTCCATGGAATTGACAAACAAAGGAACTCCGATCCCTGATGTACCGAACTTGGTTGTAGCAAATCTGGATCCTACACAAGCTGCTGCCGAATATCGGGAAAGCGTCATCGCTCCTTACCGCGGTAAGCTTCCGGCTGCGGTTTTGACTAATATGGAAGAACAGCTTTCTGGCTCATGTACCGTAGAGATTGCAGCATTCAACGAATTTTCAAATTTTATTACAGATGGAAAAATTCAGCAGGAATACGACCATATTATTTTTGACACTGCCCCTACTGGCCACACTTTACGTATGCTTCAACTCCCGTCTGCATGGAGTAATTTTATTAGTGAAAGCACACATGGTGCATCCTGCTTAGGTCAGCTTTCCGGATTGGAAAGCAAAAAAGCAGTTTATAAGCAGGCAGTGGAAACATTGGCCGATGGAAATCTGACTACATTAATTCTTGTAACGCGTCCGGAAACAGCTCCGTTTAAAGAAGCTGAACGGGCCGCTGGTGAGCTTTCTACACTTGGAATTCGTAATCAAATGTTAGTTGTCAACGGCGTATTGACAGAGTACAGTGACACGCTTTCTTCCAGCTTGTATGAAAAGCAGCAAGCGGCGTTTAATGCGATGCCGGAAAGTTTGAAGACGTTACCGCTTAGCATGGTGCCGCTGAGGGCTTATAATGTGACTGGGCTTGAAAATGTTCGTGCTTTGTTGAATGCCGACCATGTGACCAAATGTACGGAAAAACTGAATGCTTCTCATGTTTTTACGTTGGATAATATCATAGATGAGCTGGCGGCAGAGGGCAAGCGCGTTATCTTCACAATGGGCAAAGGTGGTGTAGGAAAAACTACAGTTGCCGCTGCAGTGGCACTGGGTCTTGCAAAGCGCGGAAAAAAAGTCCATTTGACCACGACTGATCCAGCGGCACACTTAAAACTTGTGCTGGACGAAACAAGTGGCATTTCTATGAGCCATATTGATGAAAGCAAAGAACTGAAAAAATACCAGTCTGAAGTGCTGAATAAAGCCCGCGAGTCGGGGATGAGTGATGAAGATATGGCTTATATACAGGAAGATTTGCGTTCTCCTTGCACACAAGAAATAGCTGTGTTCCGTGCTTTTGCAGAGATCGTGGAAAAAGCTGACGATCAGGTCGTTGTGATTGACACTGCGCCCACCGGACACACTTTATTGTTGCTGGAATCCACACAAAGCTATAACCACGAAATTAAGCGGACCAAAGGAGAAATTCCGGAGTCAGTGAGACGACTTCTTCCAAGGCTTAAATCTAATGAAACCGAAGTTTTGATTGTAACTTTGCCGGAAGCGACCCCTGTATATGAGTCGCTTCGCTTAGAGGAAGATTTAAAACGAGCGAATATTTTTGCTAAATGGTGGATTATCAATCAGTCTTTATATGGTACGAACACAACGAACCCTATGCTGGCAGCAAAGGCGGCAAATGAAATTGAATGGATTAACCGTGTCGATAAACATGCAGGTGGCAAGTTTGCACTAATTAAATGGAGCGCCGAGGAAATCAAAGGCGATCGTTTAACAACACTCTGA
- the arsD gene encoding arsenite efflux transporter metallochaperone ArsD, which produces MKTMQIFEPAMCCSTGLCGVGVDPELLRISTVIETLKKHGITIGRFNLNNAPKEFVNNKVVNDFINAKGPDGLPIAVLDGKIILTGRYPTNAEFTKWLNLPSDLLGKSSGNPKRNGGCCCKGGCC; this is translated from the coding sequence ATGAAAACAATGCAAATTTTTGAACCTGCCATGTGCTGTTCTACCGGACTTTGCGGTGTCGGGGTTGACCCGGAACTGCTCCGTATTTCTACAGTGATTGAAACGTTGAAAAAGCATGGCATAACGATTGGACGCTTTAACCTCAACAATGCTCCGAAGGAGTTTGTAAACAATAAGGTTGTTAATGACTTTATCAACGCTAAAGGGCCGGACGGTTTACCGATTGCTGTATTGGACGGAAAAATTATTCTGACTGGAAGATACCCTACCAATGCAGAATTTACAAAGTGGTTGAATCTGCCTTCTGATCTGCTGGGGAAATCTTCGGGAAATCCAAAAAGAAATGGTGGTTGCTGCTGTAAGGGAGGCTGTTGCTGA
- the arsB gene encoding ACR3 family arsenite efflux transporter has translation MKTAEKSGIGFFQKYLSLWVIFCMAVGIFIGKFFPIIPTFLNRFEYAKVSIPMAVLIWLMIYPMMMKVDFQSIKDIGKNPKGLFVTWIANWLIKPFTMYAIASFFFFVVFKAFIAPELATEYLAGAVLLGAAPCTAMVFVWSTLTKGNPAYTVVQVATNDLIILVAFVPIVKFLLGVSDVEVPWDTLFLSVVLFVVIPLVGGVLTRTLVLRKKGLDYFNNTFVKKFDGVTTIGLLLTLVLVFAFQGETIIRNPLHIVLIAVPLVIQTFFIFFIAYFAAWLLKLPYSISAPAGMIGASNFFELSVAVAISLFGTSSAAALATTVGVLTEVPVMLLLVKIANKTQHWFPRN, from the coding sequence TTGAAAACTGCAGAAAAATCAGGGATTGGTTTTTTTCAGAAGTATTTGTCGCTGTGGGTAATCTTTTGTATGGCAGTGGGAATTTTTATCGGAAAATTTTTTCCCATAATTCCGACGTTTCTCAACAGATTTGAATATGCCAAGGTATCGATTCCGATGGCAGTCCTTATTTGGCTGATGATTTATCCTATGATGATGAAAGTCGATTTTCAGAGCATTAAAGATATCGGTAAAAATCCAAAAGGTTTATTTGTCACATGGATTGCAAATTGGCTCATTAAGCCTTTTACAATGTATGCGATTGCTTCCTTCTTTTTCTTTGTGGTCTTTAAAGCGTTTATTGCGCCGGAACTTGCAACGGAATATCTGGCGGGGGCTGTATTGCTAGGTGCGGCTCCCTGTACAGCGATGGTATTTGTTTGGAGTACGCTCACGAAAGGGAACCCAGCTTATACAGTGGTGCAGGTAGCAACCAATGACCTGATTATTTTAGTAGCATTTGTTCCAATTGTGAAATTTCTGCTGGGCGTTTCCGATGTTGAGGTGCCTTGGGATACATTGTTTTTATCAGTGGTGCTGTTTGTAGTGATTCCTCTGGTTGGCGGGGTATTAACCCGGACACTGGTACTCAGGAAAAAGGGCTTGGACTATTTTAATAATACATTTGTTAAAAAATTCGATGGAGTAACAACAATCGGGCTGTTACTAACGCTGGTATTGGTATTCGCATTTCAAGGAGAAACGATTATTCGTAATCCGCTGCATATTGTATTAATTGCTGTGCCGCTGGTTATTCAGACATTTTTTATCTTTTTCATTGCTTATTTTGCAGCTTGGCTTTTGAAGCTGCCGTATTCTATTTCTGCGCCGGCCGGAATGATTGGTGCATCAAATTTCTTTGAATTATCTGTCGCTGTGGCAATCTCTCTTTTTGGAACGAGTTCTGCCGCTGCGCTTGCCACTACTGTAGGCGTTTTAACAGAAGTACCAGTCATGCTTTTACTAGTCAAGATAGCAAATAAAACACAACATTGGTTTCCAAGAAATTAA
- a CDS encoding ArsR/SmtB family transcription factor, which produces MEQKYIESTKVLKALADPKRLRIVDMLSCGELCACRILEEFHITQPTLSHDMKVLIEAGVVNARPEGKWMNYSLNNDNLQAFYKQLGNIFSSTSDCICHQKER; this is translated from the coding sequence ATGGAACAAAAATATATTGAAAGTACAAAAGTTTTAAAAGCCCTTGCAGACCCGAAGCGACTGCGTATTGTTGATATGCTTTCCTGTGGGGAACTTTGTGCCTGTAGGATTTTAGAGGAATTTCATATTACTCAGCCAACACTTTCTCATGATATGAAAGTGTTAATAGAGGCTGGTGTTGTAAACGCACGGCCAGAGGGGAAATGGATGAACTATTCACTTAACAATGATAACTTGCAAGCATTTTATAAACAGTTAGGGAATATATTTTCTTCAACGTCTGACTGTATATGCCATCAAAAAGAGCGGTGA
- a CDS encoding gamma-glutamyl-gamma-aminobutyrate hydrolase family protein: protein MNSYPSICVSTDGIYRKNSPMRWIASPKSYPDAIAEAGGLPLLCNENCPEEMANFCDALMLTGGSDLSPSLYGEDILNETVKVNALRDSFEVKLATAFLKRKKPILTICRGFQLINVLLGGDLYQDLVAQKGLYHMDPQLRHPVHACEGPVLSQLFGTEFNVNSTHHQAIRKLGRGLKATAFSPEGLIEAYEHESGLIIGTQFHPERLTGPYWDDRTPNMSVYFAYFIELVRNESKKPLKQAAK, encoded by the coding sequence ATGAACTCATATCCTTCAATTTGTGTTTCAACAGACGGTATTTATAGAAAAAACAGTCCGATGCGTTGGATTGCCAGCCCTAAAAGTTACCCCGATGCAATTGCTGAAGCAGGAGGACTTCCTTTGCTTTGCAATGAAAACTGCCCGGAGGAGATGGCGAATTTTTGTGATGCACTGATGTTAACTGGAGGCTCTGATTTATCTCCGAGTCTCTATGGTGAAGATATTCTGAATGAAACGGTAAAAGTCAACGCATTGCGCGATTCTTTTGAAGTAAAGCTAGCTACGGCATTTTTAAAAAGGAAAAAACCAATTTTGACTATTTGTCGGGGCTTTCAGCTGATCAATGTATTACTTGGCGGCGATTTGTACCAGGATTTAGTTGCTCAAAAGGGGCTTTATCATATGGATCCACAATTAAGACACCCTGTCCATGCCTGCGAGGGGCCGGTACTTTCACAACTGTTCGGGACAGAATTTAACGTGAACAGTACCCATCATCAGGCAATCAGAAAACTTGGCCGCGGATTAAAAGCAACAGCTTTTTCCCCCGAAGGACTTATCGAGGCATATGAGCATGAATCCGGACTTATTATAGGGACCCAATTTCATCCGGAACGTTTGACCGGTCCATATTGGGATGATCGTACACCCAATATGAGTGTATACTTTGCCTATTTTATTGAGCTTGTTCGTAACGAGAGTAAAAAACCTCTAAAACAAGCTGCAAAGTGA
- a CDS encoding LysR family transcriptional regulator, whose translation MDFIKLQYFISTARHLNFTKAAAECHVAQTVISRQIASLEKELGVSLFFRNKHKVELTPIGSDFYRDAVYLVQYQKSMVDRLNGKKNSCKGFLKIGVGPYEEELIQKLLLRFVEIYPEISVSCWMFSYDVLPFRFNRDLVDVAFTTSHCARLFQPAQIKTIYPPHWILMGKKDLPFWSDPDSNIHSENVIVQEDMATDAFFQQCTVSGFNPKCFLKSNFYNTQRLMADAGCGLALIPEYCRLSEDERSVPLPMKGYIPDFVVAHNPENHNPALMVFLNYLQEDDFSTYLNR comes from the coding sequence TTGGATTTTATAAAATTGCAGTATTTTATCAGTACCGCACGCCATTTGAATTTTACGAAGGCCGCAGCTGAATGTCACGTGGCTCAAACAGTTATCAGTCGGCAAATTGCTAGTCTGGAGAAAGAACTTGGTGTTTCCCTGTTTTTCCGCAATAAGCATAAAGTAGAATTAACTCCTATCGGGTCTGATTTTTATCGCGATGCCGTCTACCTTGTTCAGTATCAAAAGTCCATGGTGGATCGACTGAATGGAAAGAAAAACAGTTGCAAGGGCTTTTTAAAAATTGGTGTCGGCCCCTATGAGGAAGAGCTTATTCAAAAACTTTTATTACGTTTTGTAGAAATTTACCCTGAAATTAGTGTAAGCTGCTGGATGTTCTCCTATGACGTTCTTCCGTTTCGATTCAATCGGGATCTAGTTGATGTCGCATTTACCACAAGCCATTGCGCTCGCTTATTTCAACCAGCTCAGATAAAAACGATATATCCTCCTCACTGGATACTAATGGGAAAAAAAGACTTGCCATTTTGGAGCGATCCAGATTCTAATATTCATTCAGAAAATGTAATTGTCCAAGAGGATATGGCAACCGATGCTTTTTTTCAACAATGTACCGTCTCAGGTTTCAATCCAAAGTGTTTTTTAAAGAGCAACTTCTACAACACGCAGCGTCTTATGGCAGATGCTGGTTGTGGACTTGCATTGATTCCAGAATATTGTCGTTTGTCAGAAGATGAACGCAGTGTTCCTCTTCCTATGAAGGGATACATCCCTGATTTTGTTGTCGCGCATAATCCCGAAAATCATAACCCTGCATTGATGGTTTTCTTAAACTATCTGCAGGAAGATGACTTTAGCACTTATCTTAATAGATAA
- a CDS encoding YfcC family protein, translating into MKEKALQKPKQKKAMSNYTILLIIIGFVYILSMLVPSGSFQRVNGNVDPSTFTITPKIILNPIDVILQTPKTALSASGSTIIAMIVVGGAIGVITENGALDVGINVLMKKFKNKVLIIIPLLFAYFGALGMVGVMTVLPFIPLGIELARRLKVDNIFAVAVLALGAYGGFMASPISTFSTAVAQDIAHLPIFSGAGLRFTLTIVLLATMAAYLTWYAARVRKNPANSVLEKIDFGDSAPTEFTEEHLSKRQALSLVLFFSGFILFSICATKFKFGTSQLAGIMLPVGILCGLVSGFDFGKTMNVMVRGAARQMPSMMVMILAAGITTILSSSGILDSIVYYLSQTLIHFNSGLAAVAMFIVNSIINFAIPSSSAQAATVMPIMTPMSDVIGVSRQVAVLAYQLGDGYTNLLNPANGALAACLALTHTNFKDWLKLILPVYGIMFVECCVALLIAVAIGWC; encoded by the coding sequence ATGAAAGAGAAAGCCTTGCAAAAACCAAAGCAAAAGAAAGCAATGTCTAACTATACAATACTACTGATTATTATTGGATTTGTTTATATCCTTTCTATGCTAGTTCCATCCGGTTCCTTTCAGCGAGTAAATGGCAATGTCGATCCTTCAACTTTTACAATTACCCCAAAAATTATTCTTAATCCAATTGATGTTATACTCCAGACTCCTAAAACAGCGTTATCTGCTAGTGGTTCAACGATTATTGCTATGATCGTTGTAGGTGGTGCAATTGGTGTTATAACTGAAAATGGTGCATTAGACGTTGGTATCAATGTCTTAATGAAAAAGTTTAAAAACAAAGTTCTTATTATTATTCCTTTGTTGTTTGCTTACTTTGGCGCACTTGGTATGGTTGGCGTGATGACAGTTTTGCCCTTTATTCCACTGGGTATTGAACTCGCACGCCGTTTAAAAGTAGATAATATTTTTGCAGTTGCTGTACTAGCATTGGGTGCTTATGGTGGTTTTATGGCTTCTCCAATCAGCACGTTTTCCACTGCTGTTGCCCAGGATATTGCACATCTCCCCATTTTCTCAGGTGCAGGACTTCGTTTTACTCTCACCATCGTTCTATTGGCAACAATGGCTGCCTACCTGACATGGTATGCAGCTCGCGTCCGGAAGAATCCCGCTAACAGTGTACTGGAAAAAATTGATTTTGGTGATTCCGCACCCACTGAATTCACTGAAGAACACTTAAGTAAACGCCAAGCACTGTCTCTCGTATTATTCTTCTCAGGATTTATTCTGTTCTCTATCTGTGCTACAAAATTTAAGTTTGGTACCTCTCAGTTAGCTGGTATCATGTTACCTGTTGGCATACTGTGCGGTCTCGTATCTGGTTTCGATTTTGGCAAAACAATGAATGTCATGGTCAGAGGTGCAGCACGTCAGATGCCTTCTATGATGGTCATGATTTTGGCCGCAGGTATTACTACTATTTTGAGTTCGTCCGGCATTTTGGACTCAATCGTTTATTATCTTTCTCAAACACTGATTCATTTCAACAGTGGACTTGCTGCCGTGGCTATGTTTATTGTCAACTCTATTATCAATTTTGCTATTCCTTCCAGCAGTGCACAGGCCGCAACCGTCATGCCAATTATGACGCCTATGTCAGATGTAATCGGTGTCTCTCGCCAAGTCGCTGTTCTAGCCTATCAGCTTGGTGATGGATATACCAACCTGTTGAATCCTGCTAATGGTGCTTTGGCTGCTTGCTTAGCTTTAACACACACCAACTTCAAAGACTGGTTGAAATTAATTCTTCCTGTTTACGGAATCATGTTTGTTGAGTGCTGTGTTGCTTTGTTAATCGCCGTTGCGATTGGTTGGTGTTAA
- a CDS encoding alpha/beta hydrolase family protein, with amino-acid sequence MQSVTPDSLWQMQSIVAPHFSPNGRYLAYAAQQYNKEKSITSPCVRLRNTETGASEDINAPGINLSYSWTPDNNLMYVLHPDKQSTIYRIWNPCNYETKDIKVSTFCHGNSFWGNDKLVVFTRIEDQNEKDNPIIIENYPYTFNGKGWMYGQEERLSFISLTDGTITHITPKGFRIEQTVCFGNKLLIVGYRSNYVGLSKPGLYCYENPNQIEEWIAPGRFYIRQLFCLKDQIYFAGSTGEKYGRYEYSGFYHFDFPKKSIEFFAEYEASVGVNTVMADSFPDPGKKICVSDDMLYFISAINNQSGICRLSTDGTITPFLSTADSVESLDVSQGRIAYCGTKNFRSAELYQITESDETCLAQVKQLSEQYRLSTPEEITFIDADGFKIHGWVLKPDSFQKDKSYPAVLCIHGGPRCAYAPIYLHELQCIAAQGRFVLYCNPRGSDTYGNEFGNINGRYGTVDMKDLLQFVDEAIKRYPQINPDRLGVNGGSYGGFMVNWLIGHSNRFKAAVSQRSISNWISHEAISDIGMDYVRDQMGASLLEDNRDQLWECSPVRFACNVTTPTLFIHGDQDMRCSLAEPRQMYYALYQRQIPTKLLIFKGENHNLLRSGKPQNRIRALEEINQWFERYL; translated from the coding sequence ATGCAATCAGTAACACCTGATTCTTTGTGGCAAATGCAATCGATTGTTGCCCCGCACTTTTCGCCAAACGGTCGTTATCTTGCTTACGCCGCTCAACAATATAACAAAGAAAAAAGTATAACTTCTCCCTGCGTTCGGTTACGAAATACGGAAACCGGTGCTTCTGAAGATATAAATGCTCCCGGTATAAACTTAAGCTATTCCTGGACACCTGATAATAATCTAATGTATGTATTGCACCCAGATAAGCAAAGCACTATTTATAGGATCTGGAATCCATGCAACTATGAAACAAAAGATATAAAAGTAAGTACATTTTGTCATGGAAATAGTTTTTGGGGAAATGACAAGCTGGTAGTTTTTACGCGAATTGAAGACCAAAATGAAAAAGATAATCCGATTATTATTGAAAATTATCCATACACATTTAATGGAAAAGGTTGGATGTATGGGCAAGAAGAACGCTTAAGTTTCATTTCTCTAACCGATGGGACTATAACGCATATTACTCCAAAAGGATTTCGAATTGAGCAGACTGTGTGCTTTGGAAATAAGCTTCTGATTGTCGGGTATCGATCAAACTACGTAGGTCTCTCCAAACCTGGATTATACTGTTATGAAAACCCGAATCAAATCGAAGAGTGGATTGCGCCAGGCCGTTTCTACATTAGGCAGCTCTTCTGTTTAAAAGATCAAATTTATTTTGCCGGCAGTACCGGTGAAAAATATGGACGCTATGAGTACAGTGGTTTTTATCATTTTGATTTCCCTAAAAAAAGCATAGAGTTCTTTGCAGAATACGAGGCCAGTGTCGGTGTAAACACTGTAATGGCTGACAGCTTTCCGGATCCAGGTAAAAAGATATGCGTATCAGATGACATGCTCTACTTTATCAGTGCTATAAACAATCAAAGCGGAATTTGTCGGCTAAGTACGGATGGTACAATTACTCCATTTCTGAGCACGGCAGACTCCGTGGAATCTTTGGATGTTTCGCAAGGGCGCATTGCTTACTGTGGTACGAAAAATTTTCGCTCTGCAGAACTCTACCAAATCACCGAATCTGATGAAACTTGCCTTGCACAAGTAAAGCAGCTGTCGGAACAGTACCGCCTGTCTACCCCTGAAGAGATTACTTTTATTGACGCAGATGGTTTCAAAATTCATGGTTGGGTTCTGAAACCCGACAGTTTCCAGAAAGATAAATCGTACCCTGCGGTTCTATGTATTCATGGCGGGCCACGTTGTGCTTACGCCCCCATCTATTTACACGAATTACAATGTATTGCAGCTCAAGGCCGCTTTGTTCTTTATTGTAACCCGCGTGGCAGCGACACCTATGGAAATGAGTTTGGGAATATCAATGGGCGCTACGGAACGGTAGACATGAAAGATCTACTGCAATTTGTAGATGAAGCAATTAAACGTTATCCTCAAATCAATCCAGATCGTTTGGGGGTTAACGGAGGGTCTTATGGCGGTTTTATGGTTAATTGGCTAATTGGTCATAGCAATCGTTTTAAGGCAGCGGTATCACAGCGTTCCATTTCTAATTGGATTTCTCATGAAGCAATCAGTGATATTGGTATGGATTATGTGCGAGATCAGATGGGCGCAAGTCTTCTCGAGGACAATCGTGACCAGCTATGGGAATGTTCCCCGGTGCGTTTTGCCTGTAACGTTACAACACCAACCTTATTTATTCATGGTGATCAAGATATGCGCTGTTCCTTGGCTGAACCCCGGCAAATGTACTATGCTTTGTATCAGCGTCAGATTCCCACAAAGCTTCTAATTTTCAAGGGTGAAAATCATAATTTACTGCGGTCTGGGAAACCCCAAAATCGTATTCGTGCCTTAGAGGAAATTAATCAATGGTTTGAACGGTATCTTTAA
- a CDS encoding TIGR03905 family TSCPD domain-containing protein, translating into MYKFIPHGVCSHEITYDIVDGVVRNIHFIGGCDGNAKGISALAEGRTPEELIDLLQDIKCKSKDTSCPAQLAKALEETLEQKKE; encoded by the coding sequence TTGTATAAATTTATCCCTCACGGTGTCTGCTCTCATGAGATCACCTATGATATAGTGGACGGCGTCGTCCGTAATATTCATTTTATAGGCGGATGTGATGGAAATGCAAAGGGTATTTCTGCATTGGCTGAAGGACGTACCCCGGAAGAACTAATTGATCTTTTGCAAGATATTAAATGTAAATCGAAAGACACCTCTTGTCCTGCTCAATTAGCGAAAGCACTGGAGGAAACCTTGGAGCAAAAGAAAGAATAA
- a CDS encoding serine dehydratase subunit alpha family protein: MEQNSPTYKKYIQILKEELIPAMGCTEPISIAYGASYVRDLLEDQPDRLEIEVSGNLIKNAKSVVVPNTNGMCGIAAAAVAGVIAGVTEKKLEVISHVSKEQKKQIKEYLQTKTVHVSLKNTPLTFDYQITAWKGNHSAVVRIANFHTNVVYAAHDKKVFIDRPIKNNAKSGLTDRSILNVRDILDFANTADLSDLADCLDQQIEYNSAISAEGLSGNYGTGIGKLLLSRNDDSLDIRARAAAAAGSDARMNGCEMPVVIVSGSGNQGITASVPVIQYALAQSASKEQLLRALAVADLITIHQKTSIGRLSAFCGAVSAGAGTAAGICYLNGGDYALISDTIINTLAVSSGMVCDGAKSSCAAKIALAVEAGLTGYQMALNHRRFPAGDGMVASDLETTIQNIGDLAHDGMKETDREILHIMTH; this comes from the coding sequence ATGGAGCAAAATTCACCTACTTATAAAAAATATATCCAAATTTTAAAAGAAGAACTCATCCCCGCAATGGGTTGTACTGAACCAATTTCCATAGCCTATGGAGCTTCTTATGTCAGAGATTTACTGGAAGATCAACCAGACCGATTGGAGATTGAAGTAAGCGGCAATCTAATCAAGAATGCCAAAAGCGTAGTGGTGCCAAATACCAATGGAATGTGCGGTATTGCTGCAGCAGCCGTTGCCGGTGTAATTGCTGGTGTAACAGAAAAGAAGCTCGAAGTCATTAGTCACGTTTCTAAAGAGCAAAAAAAGCAAATTAAAGAATATTTGCAAACGAAAACGGTCCATGTATCACTCAAAAATACCCCATTGACTTTTGACTATCAGATTACCGCATGGAAAGGTAACCATTCAGCAGTGGTTCGTATTGCCAATTTTCATACAAATGTTGTATACGCAGCTCATGATAAAAAAGTCTTTATTGATCGGCCAATAAAAAATAATGCTAAATCAGGACTGACGGATCGAAGTATCCTGAATGTTCGGGACATTCTGGACTTTGCTAACACCGCGGATTTATCTGATCTAGCTGATTGCTTAGATCAGCAGATCGAATACAATTCTGCAATTTCTGCAGAGGGCTTGTCCGGCAATTACGGTACTGGAATCGGAAAACTTTTGCTTTCACGAAATGATGATTCGCTTGATATTCGTGCTCGAGCTGCAGCAGCTGCTGGAAGCGATGCACGTATGAATGGGTGTGAAATGCCAGTTGTAATTGTTTCCGGCAGCGGAAACCAAGGGATTACTGCCTCAGTTCCTGTCATTCAATATGCACTCGCACAATCAGCAAGTAAAGAACAGCTTTTGCGAGCCCTGGCTGTAGCTGACCTTATCACCATCCACCAGAAAACAAGTATCGGCCGACTATCAGCATTTTGCGGAGCTGTCAGTGCTGGAGCCGGTACTGCCGCAGGAATTTGTTATCTGAATGGAGGAGATTATGCTTTGATATCTGATACCATTATAAATACCTTAGCTGTATCTTCCGGAATGGTATGTGATGGTGCAAAATCGTCTTGTGCAGCAAAAATCGCATTAGCGGTTGAAGCAGGATTAACCGGATATCAGATGGCATTAAATCATCGCCGTTTTCCAGCAGGAGATGGCATGGTCGCTTCTGATTTGGAAACAACAATCCAAAATATCGGCGATCTCGCTCATGATGGTATGAAAGAAACTGATCGAGAAATTCTTCATATTATGACACACTAA